In Chryseobacterium lactis, a single genomic region encodes these proteins:
- a CDS encoding DinB family protein, with product MTDFQKYIQRYLDQIPSGDWLKELKISGEKTLGIYSNLTEEQSKFSYAEGKWTLKELLLHLSDTERVFQYRMLAFARGDKNNLPGFDENEYAEKSFANERTLESLVEEYKLVRKSSQILSETLNSSALQTTGVANGNEITVETIGKLIVGHNIHHLNIIEERYLPKLGWM from the coding sequence ATGACTGATTTTCAAAAATATATTCAAAGATATTTAGACCAGATTCCATCAGGAGATTGGTTGAAAGAATTAAAAATTTCCGGAGAAAAAACGTTAGGAATTTATTCTAATCTTACCGAAGAACAATCCAAATTTTCTTACGCCGAAGGAAAATGGACATTGAAAGAACTTCTACTCCACCTATCAGACACGGAAAGAGTATTTCAATACAGAATGCTGGCTTTTGCACGAGGTGATAAAAATAACCTTCCAGGGTTTGATGAAAATGAATATGCCGAAAAGTCTTTTGCCAATGAAAGAACATTAGAATCATTGGTTGAAGAATATAAACTGGTAAGAAAATCATCTCAGATTTTATCAGAAACCCTTAATTCATCTGCTTTACAAACTACAGGTGTGGCCAACGGTAATGAAATTACTGTGGAAACGATCGGAAAATTGATTGTAGGACACAACATTCACCACCTTAATATTATTGAAGAAAGATATTTACCGAAATTGGGATGGATGTGA
- a CDS encoding L-threonylcarbamoyladenylate synthase — protein MEHIIEVLKSGGTILYPTDTIWGIGCDATNIEAVNKIFDIKKREKNKSMIILVESEKRLQDLVDVPEMAWEIIDLSEKPVTMVYENPKGLPKELLAEDGSIGIRLVKNDFCKKLITKLNKPLVSTSANFSGEKSPLKFSDISEEMINLVDYAVEEDREKVSKYSGSSVIKIWSDNRIKVLRE, from the coding sequence ATGGAGCATATTATAGAAGTATTAAAATCCGGCGGAACTATTCTTTACCCTACTGATACCATCTGGGGAATAGGTTGTGATGCCACCAATATAGAAGCAGTCAATAAAATTTTTGACATTAAAAAACGTGAAAAAAATAAATCCATGATTATTCTGGTAGAGTCTGAAAAAAGACTTCAGGATTTGGTGGATGTTCCGGAAATGGCCTGGGAAATCATTGATCTGAGTGAAAAACCGGTTACTATGGTTTATGAGAATCCAAAAGGTCTTCCTAAAGAATTGCTTGCTGAAGACGGTAGTATCGGGATCCGATTGGTAAAAAATGATTTTTGCAAAAAGCTGATTACAAAGCTTAATAAACCGTTGGTATCTACATCCGCTAATTTTAGTGGAGAAAAAAGTCCATTGAAATTTTCTGATATTTCTGAAGAGATGATTAATCTTGTTGATTATGCGGTAGAAGAAGACAGAGAAAAGGTTTCAAAATATTCAGGTTCTTCGGTGATCAAAATCTGGAGTGATAACAGAATAAAAGTTCTTCGTGAATAA
- a CDS encoding nuclear transport factor 2 family protein, protein MNHQQFAQLWVDAWNSHDLEDILSHYSEDIDITTPMIALATGGKESSLKGKDAVREYWRKALDKFPDLHFDLIHSTAGVDSVALFYKSIMDKHAVEVMFFNEEGKISRMYAHYD, encoded by the coding sequence ATGAACCATCAACAATTTGCTCAGCTATGGGTAGATGCCTGGAACTCTCATGATTTGGAAGATATTCTTTCTCATTATTCTGAAGATATCGACATAACAACGCCAATGATAGCTCTGGCTACGGGCGGAAAGGAAAGTTCATTAAAAGGGAAAGATGCAGTTCGTGAATATTGGAGAAAAGCACTGGATAAATTTCCGGATCTTCACTTTGATTTGATTCATTCAACGGCTGGAGTTGATTCTGTGGCATTATTTTATAAGTCTATTATGGATAAACATGCTGTTGAGGTTATGTTTTTTAATGAAGAAGGAAAAATTAGTAGGATGTATGCTCATTATGATTAA